GAGATTATCTGGCCAAGGGCTTGGCGGAATGCAAAGATCGGCACCGTATGGTGAGAGACGTGCGCGGCCTCGGCTTGCTGCAAGGAATGGAGCTGGCGATCGACGGCCAGCAGATTGTGACGGACTGTCTGGCTCGCGGACTCTTGATCAACTGCACGATGGAACGGGTCTTACGTTTCATTCCACCCCTCATCATCACCCAGCGCGAGATTGATCGCTTGTTGGACGCGCTGTCGCAGGTACTCAACAAACGAGCGTAACGAACCGCGCGAGGAGGTCGCCATGGCAGGACGTCCTGTCAGCGTGACTGGCCGACAGCCTGGCCAAGGGCTCGGAAAAGACTTGCTGCATGTCGGCCTTATCCCCAGGCAGGACATCGACGCCTTGCTGCGCCTGTCCATCGGATTGAAGCGCGCCCACCGACGCGGCGGAACCCCTCGGCTGCTGGCCGGCAAGATGCTCGGGCTCTTGTTTCAAAAGCCGTCGACGCGGACGCGCGTATCGTTCGAAGCCGGCATGAATCAACTGGGAGGGCAGGCGATCGTCCTCCCGATGGCCGACATCCAACTTTCGCGCGGGGAAAGCATCGCCGACACGGCGCGGGTGCTGTCGCGGTACCTGGACGGCTTGGTGATCCGGACCTACGACCACGTAACCGTCGAAGAGTGGGCCAGAGAGGCGACGATTCCGGTCATCAACGGGTTGACCGATCTGAGCCATCCCTGCCAAGCGCTCTCCGACCTCTTGACGATTCGCGAAAAAAAGGGCCGCCTCAGAGGGATCAAGATCGCGTATGTCGGCGACGGCAACAACGTGGCCAATTCCCTCATCGAGGCGGCGGCCAAAATGGGCATGGCGATCGCCCTCGGCTGTCCTGCCGGCTATCAGCCGGATCAACATATAGTCGATGTCGCCCGGGTCGAAGCGCAGCAGACCGGCGGCGTCATCGAGATCAGCGAAGATCCCGTCGTGGCGGTCAAGGAAGCCGATGTGGTCTATACCGACGTCTGGATCAGTATGGGCCGTGAGCGGGAACAGGCCCGTCGCCTGAAAGCCTTGGCTCCCTACCAACTGAACGAGCGGCTCTTGCGGCGCGCAAAGCCCGATGCCATCGTGATGCATTGTCTGCCGGCGCACCGCGGCGAAGAAATCACGGC
This genomic window from Nitrospirota bacterium contains:
- the argF gene encoding ornithine carbamoyltransferase, with the protein product MAGRPVSVTGRQPGQGLGKDLLHVGLIPRQDIDALLRLSIGLKRAHRRGGTPRLLAGKMLGLLFQKPSTRTRVSFEAGMNQLGGQAIVLPMADIQLSRGESIADTARVLSRYLDGLVIRTYDHVTVEEWAREATIPVINGLTDLSHPCQALSDLLTIREKKGRLRGIKIAYVGDGNNVANSLIEAAAKMGMAIALGCPAGYQPDQHIVDVARVEAQQTGGVIEISEDPVVAVKEADVVYTDVWISMGREREQARRLKALAPYQLNERLLRRAKPDAIVMHCLPAHRGEEITADVLDGPRSVVLDQAENRLHMQKAILVTWLSNRGATRRGRRQA